A stretch of Natronococcus sp. CG52 DNA encodes these proteins:
- a CDS encoding PRC-barrel domain containing protein: MCATFTGDDEGKRVVNDNGDDIGIVSEVDDGTAYVDPDPGITDRFKSQLGWGDADEETYSLDQRNVEAITDDEIRLKRL; encoded by the coding sequence ATGTGTGCAACCTTTACCGGCGACGACGAGGGAAAGCGCGTCGTTAACGACAACGGCGACGATATCGGGATCGTCAGCGAGGTCGACGACGGGACGGCCTACGTCGATCCGGATCCGGGGATCACGGACAGGTTCAAGTCCCAGCTCGGCTGGGGCGATGCCGACGAGGAGACGTACTCGCTCGACCAGCGTAACGTCGAAGCGATCACCGACGACGAAATTCGACTGAAACGTCTCTGA
- a CDS encoding RPA family protein translates to MSQTELTREVARRAFASEFNDSTYTFKESDDERAPNYALLPTGDRANRVFIVGTLTETEDVGEDSEYWRGRVVDPTGTFFVYAGQYQPEAASVLRDTEPPAYVSIVGKPRTYETDDGSVNVSVRPESIAVVDEDTRSRWVVETAERTLDRIEAFEEWEAEQEAPESGSTAPTNEYAQMAREQYDSPVVNYRNDVIQALESLEEIEDAEATA, encoded by the coding sequence ATGTCCCAGACAGAACTCACCCGCGAAGTCGCGCGTCGCGCCTTCGCCTCCGAATTTAACGACTCGACGTACACGTTCAAGGAAAGCGACGACGAACGCGCACCCAACTACGCGCTGCTTCCGACGGGAGACCGCGCGAACCGCGTGTTCATCGTCGGGACGCTCACCGAGACCGAAGACGTCGGCGAGGACAGCGAGTACTGGCGCGGCCGCGTCGTCGACCCGACGGGGACGTTCTTCGTCTACGCCGGCCAGTACCAGCCCGAGGCGGCCTCCGTCCTCCGCGACACGGAGCCGCCGGCCTACGTCTCGATCGTCGGCAAACCTCGTACATACGAGACCGACGACGGAAGCGTCAACGTCTCCGTCCGTCCCGAGTCCATCGCGGTCGTCGACGAGGACACCCGCAGCCGCTGGGTCGTCGAAACCGCCGAGCGAACCCTCGATCGCATCGAGGCCTTCGAGGAGTGGGAAGCGGAGCAGGAAGCCCCCGAGAGCGGCTCGACGGCACCGACGAACGAGTACGCGCAGATGGCCCGCGAGCAGTACGATTCGCCGGTCGTCAACTACCGGAACGACGTGATCCAGGCGCTCGAGAGCCTCGAGGAGATCGAGGACGCCGAAGCGACGGCCTGA
- a CDS encoding aldo/keto reductase codes for MSNTTNESDTFDIGETTVRRLGFGAMRLCGDEIIGPPDDEERAREVLQRAVELGVDFIDTADSYGPGVSERLVGEAIGNSDDVLVATKAGLLRNRDGEWLAHGEPDYIRNQVLASLDRLRTDTIDLYQFHRPDPDTPFEDSVQTFAELQDEGLVRNVGVSNVSVEQLETAREYVDVATVQNRYNVDDRSDADVLEVCEENDIGFIPWAPIDSDDLDEHGETLDEIADDHDATRRQVALAWLLERSDVVLPIPGTSNPEHLEANVAASQLSLDDEEVQRLTEAGT; via the coding sequence GTGAGCAACACTACGAACGAGAGCGATACCTTCGACATCGGCGAGACGACCGTCCGCCGGCTGGGATTCGGTGCGATGCGCCTCTGTGGCGACGAGATTATCGGCCCGCCGGACGACGAGGAGCGCGCACGCGAGGTTCTCCAGCGGGCGGTCGAGCTAGGCGTCGACTTTATCGACACGGCCGACTCCTACGGTCCGGGGGTGAGCGAACGGCTCGTCGGCGAAGCGATCGGCAACTCCGACGACGTTCTGGTTGCGACGAAGGCGGGACTGCTTCGCAACCGCGACGGCGAGTGGCTCGCCCACGGCGAACCGGACTACATTCGCAACCAGGTGCTCGCGTCGCTCGACCGGTTACGAACCGACACCATCGACCTCTACCAGTTCCATCGCCCCGATCCGGATACGCCGTTCGAGGACTCGGTACAGACGTTCGCCGAACTTCAGGACGAGGGTCTCGTCCGGAACGTCGGGGTCAGCAACGTCTCCGTCGAGCAACTCGAAACGGCCCGCGAGTACGTCGACGTCGCGACGGTCCAGAACCGGTACAACGTGGACGATCGGTCGGACGCGGACGTCCTCGAGGTTTGCGAGGAGAACGACATCGGGTTCATCCCGTGGGCGCCCATCGACAGCGACGACCTCGACGAACACGGCGAGACGCTCGACGAAATCGCGGACGACCACGACGCGACGCGGCGCCAGGTCGCGCTGGCGTGGCTTCTCGAGCGGTCGGACGTCGTCCTCCCGATTCCGGGAACATCGAATCCGGAGCACCTCGAGGCGAACGTCGCGGCCTCACAGCTGTCGCTGGACGACGAGGAAGTACAGCGACTGACCGAGGCCGGGACCTGA
- a CDS encoding sulfite oxidase yields the protein MATEQSRESRHDEIDAILERKEGGVRETRDEADKYTVVGAASRETYANWLTPVEEHFVCHRNDMPDADAGSWSVSLTGHLEGGYSLSELRDEFPTVAVAHTMECAGNGRGQHRPETGSVQWGCEAAGTAVWTGTPISSVLRGQPENAAGGTWLTAIGGDPSDGEDVFARSIPLSKALDDCILAYEMNGEPLPREHGFPVRVIVPGWYGVNSVKWVEELRLMDTMVVENSLDRPGEHAYWQQEAYRIHPAGVEPESNETVETGDTWEQLETGEPTHPYTFDQTVMSIIGAPDGESAVTLPEDGTIEITGVAWAGDDDVDRVEVSIDGGDAWNTAELFGPDYAGAWRLFRYDWDAVPGEHVLVSRATDERGRQQPMRISNPDAWRDALEAEEFPWNEGGYAANAVLPNAVEVDVVPP from the coding sequence ATGGCCACTGAACAGTCCCGGGAGAGCCGTCACGACGAGATCGACGCGATCCTCGAGCGAAAGGAAGGCGGCGTGCGGGAGACGCGCGACGAGGCCGACAAGTACACGGTCGTCGGCGCGGCCAGCAGAGAAACGTACGCGAACTGGTTGACGCCCGTCGAGGAGCACTTCGTCTGCCACCGGAACGACATGCCCGACGCCGACGCGGGTTCCTGGAGCGTGTCGCTGACAGGCCACCTCGAAGGAGGGTACTCGCTGTCCGAACTCAGAGACGAGTTCCCGACCGTCGCGGTCGCGCACACGATGGAGTGTGCCGGAAACGGTCGCGGACAGCACCGACCGGAGACGGGAAGCGTCCAGTGGGGGTGCGAGGCCGCCGGGACGGCCGTCTGGACCGGAACGCCGATCAGTTCCGTGCTGCGCGGCCAGCCGGAGAACGCGGCCGGCGGGACGTGGCTCACGGCTATCGGCGGCGATCCGTCGGACGGCGAGGACGTCTTCGCGCGGTCGATCCCGCTCTCGAAGGCGCTCGACGACTGCATCCTCGCCTACGAGATGAACGGCGAACCGCTGCCCCGCGAACACGGGTTTCCGGTTCGGGTGATCGTTCCCGGCTGGTACGGCGTGAACAGCGTCAAGTGGGTCGAAGAGCTCCGGCTCATGGACACGATGGTCGTCGAGAACTCCCTGGATCGGCCCGGCGAGCACGCCTACTGGCAGCAGGAGGCCTACCGGATCCACCCCGCCGGCGTCGAACCGGAATCGAACGAGACCGTCGAGACGGGCGATACGTGGGAACAACTCGAGACGGGCGAGCCGACGCATCCGTACACGTTCGACCAGACCGTGATGTCGATCATCGGGGCGCCGGACGGCGAATCCGCCGTCACCCTTCCCGAAGACGGGACGATCGAGATCACGGGCGTAGCGTGGGCCGGCGACGACGACGTCGATCGGGTCGAGGTTTCGATCGACGGCGGCGACGCGTGGAACACTGCGGAGCTGTTCGGCCCCGACTACGCGGGCGCGTGGCGCCTGTTCCGGTACGACTGGGACGCGGTTCCGGGGGAACACGTGCTCGTTTCGCGCGCGACCGACGAGCGGGGACGGCAGCAGCCCATGCGAATTTCGAATCCCGACGCCTGGCGAGACGCGCTCGAGGCCGAGGAGTTCCCCTGGAACGAGGGTGGTTACGCGGCGAACGCCGTCCTGCCAAACGCCGTCGAGGTCGACGTCGTACCACCGTAG
- a CDS encoding cold-shock protein: MANGKVDFFNDTGGYGFIETEDADDDVFFHMEDVGGEDLTEGTEIEFDIEQAPKGPRATNVERL, from the coding sequence ATGGCAAACGGTAAGGTTGACTTCTTCAACGACACAGGCGGCTACGGATTCATCGAGACTGAGGATGCTGACGACGACGTGTTTTTCCACATGGAAGACGTTGGCGGCGAGGATCTGACTGAAGGTACCGAGATCGAATTCGACATCGAACAGGCCCCGAAGGGCCCGCGCGCGACGAACGTCGAGCGCCTATAA
- a CDS encoding amidase gives MPMRPPTKAALDELGEELYLDLTDEELEFFAEMAERRMESYETVLSYDPEPRLGGAERRERSSGRRVSSDEDPHNAWVTQCFVAGDDGGDLDGWEIGIKDNVCVAGVEMTCGSQVVEGYVPNRDATVVTRLLEAGADVVGKTNMDDMAMTSTGHSAFGPVLNPHDDDYLAGGSSGGSAVAVARSEVDAAIGSDQGGSVRVPAAFCGIVGHKPTYGLVPYTGCIGIEHAIDHPGPMTSDAESAARILSEIAGSNERDLREPGAVPVERYEEALDGDVSDLSIGVLEEGFDRSGANDDVLATSRGAIDRLAEQGASIDDVSVPMHADAQDIHDVCTSEGLLDAMIGEGLGHGWKAWYNRSWVESFGKYRRAQSDDFPARLKLLLLMGAYTNREYHSRYYARGMNLVVELTERYDEVFAGYDLLAMPTAVTKPPEHQPDRDQYDRLRETDIVHNATPFNRTGHPAVSVPAGEVDGLPVGLMLVGPRFDDATVLNAAYSLEST, from the coding sequence ATGCCTATGCGGCCACCGACGAAGGCAGCCCTCGACGAACTCGGGGAGGAACTGTATCTGGATCTCACCGACGAGGAACTCGAATTCTTCGCCGAGATGGCCGAACGACGGATGGAATCGTACGAGACTGTTCTCTCCTACGATCCGGAACCGCGCCTCGGGGGTGCCGAGCGTCGCGAACGGAGTTCGGGGCGACGAGTCTCGAGCGACGAGGATCCGCACAACGCGTGGGTGACGCAGTGTTTCGTCGCCGGCGACGACGGCGGCGATCTCGACGGATGGGAGATCGGGATCAAGGACAACGTTTGCGTCGCCGGCGTCGAGATGACCTGCGGATCGCAGGTCGTCGAGGGGTACGTGCCGAACCGCGACGCGACCGTCGTCACGCGCCTTCTGGAAGCGGGTGCGGACGTCGTCGGGAAGACGAACATGGACGACATGGCGATGACGTCGACCGGTCACAGCGCCTTCGGCCCGGTCCTGAACCCCCACGACGACGACTACCTCGCGGGTGGCTCGAGCGGCGGCAGCGCGGTCGCCGTCGCCAGGAGCGAGGTCGACGCGGCGATCGGTTCCGACCAGGGCGGCAGCGTCCGCGTCCCCGCGGCGTTCTGCGGCATTGTCGGCCACAAGCCGACATACGGTCTCGTTCCGTACACGGGCTGTATCGGTATCGAGCACGCGATCGATCATCCGGGTCCGATGACCTCCGACGCCGAGAGCGCCGCTCGCATCCTTTCGGAAATCGCGGGCAGCAACGAACGAGACCTTCGAGAGCCCGGCGCGGTACCCGTCGAACGGTACGAGGAGGCGCTCGACGGCGACGTCTCCGATCTCTCGATCGGCGTTCTGGAGGAAGGGTTCGATCGATCGGGTGCGAACGACGACGTCCTCGCGACCTCGAGGGGGGCGATCGATCGGCTCGCGGAGCAGGGCGCGTCGATCGACGACGTCTCCGTGCCGATGCACGCCGACGCGCAGGACATCCACGACGTCTGTACCTCCGAGGGGCTGCTCGACGCGATGATCGGCGAGGGACTCGGCCACGGCTGGAAGGCGTGGTACAACCGGTCCTGGGTCGAGTCGTTCGGCAAGTACCGGCGGGCACAGAGCGACGACTTCCCCGCTCGGCTCAAACTGCTGTTGCTCATGGGCGCGTACACGAACCGCGAGTACCACTCGCGGTACTACGCGCGCGGTATGAACCTCGTCGTCGAACTCACGGAGCGCTACGACGAGGTGTTCGCCGGTTACGACCTGCTCGCGATGCCGACGGCGGTGACGAAACCACCCGAACACCAACCCGACCGAGATCAGTACGATCGCCTTCGAGAGACCGATATCGTCCACAACGCGACGCCGTTCAACAGAACCGGCCACCCCGCGGTGAGCGTTCCGGCGGGCGAGGTCGACGGGCTTCCCGTCGGTCTCATGCTCGTCGGCCCCCGCTTCGACGATGCGACGGTACTGAACGCCGCGTACAGTCTCGAGTCGACGTGA
- a CDS encoding ABC transporter substrate-binding protein produces the protein MGGGAVVLAGLGSAGGVSAQEAISVTAVWTEDEEEDFLAVVDYVEGETGLEISYEPRDTETLLTSTLMDYEAGVATADIVVLPTEGRVRSDGAAGHLEPLGDLWNEDEYSTEHAVVAVDDEVYAAPFGMDLKPGFWYRPSFFDEHGLEEPGNYDAFLELLEEIDGIEGVEAPLASGNGVGWPLSDVTEAFILRQEDGHELQQDLIEGDAEFTDERVVTAFEELQELLQAGYFSEARDFGIQYEFFWENETPLYFMGSWTPAFAGIEDPEDLDYFMLPGTEAMVTSINWFTVPAYTEATDEARTAVESIISPDGQQVWTERGGFVPSSLNVPEEAFEVEVMRELTEQADEVELVPDLDDALGDPFQAEFWSQLLGLWAEPDQDVEPIVEALDGVLRETVGE, from the coding sequence ATGGGCGGAGGAGCCGTCGTACTGGCTGGACTGGGAAGCGCTGGAGGAGTGAGCGCACAGGAAGCGATTTCGGTAACCGCCGTCTGGACCGAGGACGAGGAGGAAGACTTCCTCGCGGTGGTCGACTACGTCGAGGGGGAAACCGGTCTCGAGATCTCGTACGAGCCACGGGATACCGAAACCCTCCTGACGTCGACTCTGATGGACTACGAAGCGGGGGTCGCAACGGCAGACATCGTCGTGTTGCCCACGGAGGGACGAGTACGGAGCGACGGGGCAGCGGGCCACCTGGAGCCGCTGGGTGATCTGTGGAACGAAGACGAGTACTCCACCGAGCACGCGGTGGTGGCGGTCGACGACGAGGTATACGCCGCCCCGTTCGGGATGGATCTCAAGCCCGGGTTCTGGTATCGTCCGTCGTTTTTCGACGAGCACGGGCTCGAGGAACCCGGCAACTACGACGCGTTCCTCGAGTTGCTCGAGGAGATCGACGGCATCGAGGGCGTCGAGGCGCCGCTGGCCTCCGGAAACGGCGTCGGCTGGCCGCTTAGCGACGTAACGGAAGCGTTCATTCTCCGACAGGAGGACGGCCACGAACTCCAGCAAGACCTCATCGAAGGCGATGCCGAGTTCACCGACGAGCGCGTCGTTACCGCCTTCGAAGAGCTACAGGAGCTCCTCCAGGCCGGGTACTTCAGCGAGGCCCGGGACTTCGGGATCCAGTACGAATTCTTCTGGGAGAACGAGACGCCGCTTTACTTTATGGGGTCGTGGACGCCGGCGTTCGCTGGGATCGAGGACCCTGAGGACCTGGATTACTTCATGCTTCCCGGGACCGAGGCGATGGTGACGAGCATCAACTGGTTTACCGTCCCCGCGTACACGGAAGCGACCGACGAGGCAAGAACCGCCGTCGAGAGCATCATTTCGCCCGACGGCCAACAGGTCTGGACCGAACGCGGGGGCTTCGTCCCCTCGTCCCTCAACGTCCCGGAAGAGGCCTTCGAGGTCGAGGTCATGCGCGAGCTAACCGAACAGGCGGACGAGGTCGAACTCGTGCCCGACCTCGACGACGCGCTGGGAGACCCGTTCCAGGCGGAGTTCTGGTCGCAACTGCTCGGGCTCTGGGCGGAGCCGGATCAGGACGTGGAACCGATCGTCGAGGCACTCGACGGCGTGTTACGGGAGACCGTCGGGGAGTAA
- a CDS encoding CDGSH iron-sulfur domain-containing protein gives MTRLVELEETGPRKLDPSDIDGEKGDVAVCRCGLSDSFPFCDGSHRETLDEDEGTVYVYDDDDGDRSVVERVVTEDDGDGRDDE, from the coding sequence ATGACACGACTGGTCGAACTCGAGGAAACCGGGCCGCGGAAACTCGATCCGTCGGACATCGACGGCGAAAAGGGCGACGTCGCGGTCTGTCGGTGCGGGCTCTCGGACTCGTTCCCGTTCTGCGACGGGAGCCACCGGGAGACGCTCGACGAGGACGAGGGGACGGTGTACGTCTACGACGACGACGATGGCGACCGGTCGGTCGTCGAGCGAGTCGTGACGGAAGACGACGGAGACGGACGAGACGACGAGTAA
- a CDS encoding DUF5814 domain-containing protein gives MAITDKIYVKNHRQLSSQLETNIPKGAFKGATLDVLFQGEGLEKLDEATRERVLDFSGDFLDCACDNNPYCGCPERKFVRYLLELRAQGLGPNAIVDVMTDDYMVYAYSGDVLSFLDNGVRTLEAAEGLARVEGTEETLDEIRRTKRDLAK, from the coding sequence GTGGCTATCACCGACAAGATCTACGTCAAGAATCACCGCCAGCTCAGCTCCCAGCTCGAGACGAACATCCCGAAGGGGGCGTTCAAGGGAGCGACGCTTGACGTGCTCTTCCAGGGCGAGGGCCTCGAGAAGTTAGACGAGGCGACCCGCGAGCGGGTGCTCGACTTCTCGGGTGACTTCCTCGACTGCGCCTGCGATAACAACCCCTACTGCGGCTGTCCGGAGCGGAAGTTCGTCCGGTACCTGCTCGAACTCCGCGCGCAGGGGCTCGGACCGAACGCCATCGTCGACGTGATGACCGACGACTACATGGTCTACGCCTACTCCGGCGACGTCCTGTCGTTTCTCGACAACGGCGTCCGCACGCTCGAGGCGGCCGAAGGGCTCGCGCGAGTCGAAGGCACGGAGGAAACGCTCGACGAGATCCGGCGGACGAAACGGGACCTCGCGAAGTAA
- a CDS encoding class I SAM-dependent methyltransferase, whose protein sequence is MDSNDVRRQWEERSGAYSPEYYAHYGPNETSDVIRRTLERFADRSAPILELGCSSGRHLSHLREHGFESLAGIELNEEAIDVMEDAYPGVATDGEFYLDAIEDVVGDFADDQFGAIYSVETLQHLHPDAEWVFEELSRITDDLLVVAENEGETDRTRSTEPDVNYVDDEFPLYYRNWNGIFTERGFDEVASEPGKRNTVRTFRTTSNRTNR, encoded by the coding sequence GTGGATTCTAACGATGTTCGGCGCCAGTGGGAGGAACGGTCCGGAGCGTACTCACCGGAGTACTACGCCCACTACGGCCCGAACGAAACGAGTGACGTGATTCGTCGTACGCTCGAGCGGTTCGCCGACCGGAGCGCGCCGATTCTGGAACTCGGCTGCAGTTCGGGGCGCCACCTCTCGCATCTCCGCGAGCACGGCTTCGAGAGTCTGGCAGGGATCGAACTCAACGAGGAGGCGATCGACGTGATGGAGGACGCCTATCCCGGTGTCGCTACCGACGGGGAGTTCTATCTGGACGCGATCGAAGACGTCGTCGGCGACTTTGCTGACGACCAGTTCGGCGCGATCTACTCCGTGGAGACGCTCCAGCACCTCCATCCGGACGCCGAGTGGGTCTTCGAGGAACTGTCCCGGATTACGGACGATCTGCTCGTCGTAGCGGAGAACGAGGGCGAAACCGATCGAACGCGGTCGACCGAGCCCGACGTGAACTACGTCGACGACGAGTTCCCCCTCTACTACCGCAACTGGAACGGGATCTTCACCGAACGGGGCTTCGACGAGGTTGCTTCGGAACCCGGCAAGCGGAACACCGTCCGAACGTTCCGAACGACATCGAACCGAACCAATCGCTGA
- a CDS encoding replication factor A (Replication protein A protects and stabilize the intermediate ssDNA that is generated by the unwinding action of a DNA helicase at the replication fork. In addition, SSBs prevent the formation of secondary structures by single-stranded template DNA.) encodes MSDVRQHADDIHDQFSDHIDVSVDDVEDRLTTLVDEYKVPIDEARRSVTNHYLEEAGLEREDLSSGSSEAAQVEDVDEPEQWIDLTAKVIELWEPRSDSVAQVGLLGDPTGTIKFTKWAKSDLPALDEGGVYELRNVVTDEYQGRYSVKLNSTTIVEELDEEIEVGNDTSEIEGALVDMQSGSGLIKRCPKDDCTRVLQNGRCNEHGEVEGEFDLRIKAVVDDGLDAHEVIFDKDATEGLTGISLEEAKDMAMDALDTTVVADEIRDQIVGTYYRIEGPTFGRYVLADDVEEFDGPVDAEQLLIKARSM; translated from the coding sequence ATGAGCGACGTACGACAGCACGCGGACGACATACACGACCAGTTTTCGGACCACATCGACGTCAGCGTCGACGACGTCGAGGATCGACTGACGACGCTCGTCGACGAGTACAAGGTGCCGATCGACGAGGCACGCCGGAGCGTCACCAACCACTACCTCGAGGAGGCCGGCCTCGAGCGCGAGGACCTCTCGAGCGGCTCGAGCGAGGCCGCACAGGTCGAGGACGTCGACGAACCCGAACAGTGGATCGACCTCACCGCGAAGGTCATCGAGCTGTGGGAGCCCCGGAGCGACTCCGTCGCACAGGTCGGCCTGCTGGGCGACCCGACGGGGACGATCAAGTTCACCAAGTGGGCAAAATCCGATCTGCCCGCACTCGACGAGGGCGGCGTCTACGAACTGCGCAACGTCGTCACCGACGAGTACCAGGGCCGGTACTCGGTCAAACTCAACAGCACGACCATCGTCGAGGAACTCGACGAGGAGATAGAGGTCGGCAACGACACGAGCGAAATCGAGGGCGCTCTCGTGGACATGCAAAGCGGCAGCGGTCTCATCAAGCGCTGTCCGAAGGACGACTGCACTCGAGTACTCCAGAACGGCCGCTGTAACGAACACGGCGAGGTCGAAGGCGAGTTCGACCTCCGCATCAAGGCCGTCGTCGACGACGGACTCGACGCCCACGAGGTCATCTTCGACAAGGACGCCACCGAAGGGCTGACCGGGATCAGCCTCGAGGAGGCCAAAGATATGGCGATGGACGCGCTCGACACGACCGTCGTCGCCGACGAGATCCGAGACCAGATCGTCGGCACCTACTACCGCATCGAGGGCCCGACGTTCGGCCGCTACGTGCTGGCCGACGACGTCGAGGAGTTCGACGGGCCGGTCGACGCCGAACAGCTGCTGATCAAAGCGAGGTCGATGTAA
- a CDS encoding CopG family transcriptional regulator, translated as MGNKNKTISFRVNEDAFEALQDIAEERDISLSAVFRDYVDLLVEHDGQVAVVPEADLEASEADADEDLSFPPTIEVPKSFIREHERLELEADHLREQLDEYKAYVNELQDRLEDEEDEVLLLDDLDDADGPSQLR; from the coding sequence ATGGGGAACAAGAACAAGACGATCTCGTTTCGCGTAAACGAGGACGCCTTCGAGGCGTTACAGGACATCGCCGAGGAGCGCGACATCTCGTTGTCCGCGGTCTTCCGAGACTACGTCGACCTGCTCGTCGAACACGACGGCCAGGTCGCCGTGGTTCCGGAGGCCGATCTCGAGGCGAGCGAGGCGGACGCGGACGAAGACCTCTCCTTTCCCCCGACGATCGAGGTTCCCAAGAGCTTCATCCGCGAACACGAGCGCCTGGAACTCGAGGCCGATCACCTGCGCGAACAGCTCGACGAGTACAAGGCCTACGTCAACGAACTCCAGGACCGACTCGAGGACGAGGAAGACGAGGTACTCCTGCTCGACGATCTCGACGACGCCGACGGCCCCTCACAGCTCCGTTGA
- a CDS encoding luciferase domain-containing protein, with amino-acid sequence MTTDIEPLVTSWPGIEAAPHRLSGREFTLDGRELGHVHGRQQVDIPLPKRVRDIVVASGLASKHHLFPESGWVTKYLESDADVDEAVRLLRIAYLYQVAALQRRETVDEAIAEVDVATELDGTTLPDGLREVFPPLSSLSQTPTNE; translated from the coding sequence ATGACAACCGATATCGAACCCCTCGTCACGTCCTGGCCGGGAATCGAGGCCGCTCCGCACCGACTCAGCGGTAGGGAGTTCACCCTCGACGGCCGCGAACTCGGTCACGTTCACGGTCGGCAACAAGTCGACATCCCGCTTCCGAAGCGCGTGCGCGACATCGTCGTCGCGAGCGGACTCGCGTCGAAACACCACCTGTTCCCCGAATCCGGCTGGGTTACGAAGTACCTCGAGTCGGATGCCGACGTCGACGAAGCCGTCCGGCTGCTTCGAATCGCCTATCTCTACCAGGTTGCTGCCCTCCAGCGTCGGGAGACGGTGGACGAGGCGATCGCCGAAGTAGACGTCGCGACCGAACTCGACGGCACGACGCTTCCGGACGGGCTGCGGGAGGTGTTCCCGCCCCTATCCTCGCTGTCACAGACACCGACGAACGAGTGA
- a CDS encoding DUF7091 family protein, translating into MADRRRLERFIRTKLREAGEQYEAFRKSGDGQLDEARSAYQSARNARGLPTDEQNRAKIVCRRHAERRAALLDEQYRPACYDAGHPDCEGCVEDVREGRIETW; encoded by the coding sequence ATGGCGGATCGTCGCCGGCTCGAGCGATTCATTCGAACGAAGCTCCGGGAGGCGGGCGAACAGTACGAGGCGTTCCGAAAATCGGGCGACGGACAGCTCGACGAGGCCCGGAGCGCCTACCAGTCCGCGAGGAACGCCCGCGGACTGCCCACAGACGAGCAAAACCGGGCCAAGATCGTCTGTCGCCGCCACGCCGAACGGCGAGCGGCGCTACTCGACGAGCAGTACCGGCCGGCCTGTTACGACGCGGGTCATCCGGACTGTGAGGGCTGCGTCGAAGACGTTCGCGAGGGTCGGATCGAAACCTGGTGA